The genome window GGTCGTCAATGGCAGTATTCTGatctcaaatgttatttgtcacatgcaacgggtgtagacttaatcgtgaaatgcttacttacaagcccttcccaacgatgcagagttaataataaggattggaccctttttgtttctgcctaaaatgacatatctAAATCTAACTGcccgtagctcaggccctgaagcaaggatatgcatattcttgataccatttgaaaggaaacactttgaagtttgtggaaatgtgaaatgaatgtagtagaatataacacattagatctggtaaaagaaaatacaaagaaaacaaactgaaactttgcagtgtatgtgcaaagtttcagacagatccaatgaaccattgcatttctgttcaaaattttgtatcaagactgcccaaatgtgcctaattggtttattaataacttttcaagttcataactgtgcactctcctcaaacaatagtatgctattctttcactgtaatagctactgtaaattggacagtgcagttagattaacaagaattgaagctttctgccaatatcagatatgtctatgtcctgggaaattttcttcTTACTTACaatctcatgctaatcgcattagcttaCGTTAACTCAACCGTCCtgtgggggacccaccgatcctgaagaagtttaaaaaaagttataATAAAAAGAAAAATAGTACCACGAGCAATAAAatgcacaagaatggagctatatacagggagtacaattATCAGATCAATATGTagaggtacgaggtatttgagggagatatgaacatgaaggcagggtaaagtgactaggcattaggatggataataataagagtaaaataaataacagagtATCAGCAGCAgcatgtgtgcttgtgtgcgtaTGCATATATAGTGcatgggaatgtgtgtgtggcctttgtgtgagtgtgtcagtATCGTGTGAGTGTGTATTTAAGAAATAAAGCatggggggtgtggtatatggccaatataccacggctaagggctgttcttatgcacgaagCAACACGGAGTGCTAGGACACAGTCCTTAGccatgatatattggccatatatcacaaatccccaaaaaataaatgttttgtcatacccatgctatactgtctgatataccatggctgtcagccaatcagcattcagggctcgaaccacccagtttataagtaGTGTTTATACAGTctttgtgagtgtgcatagagtcagtgctgatagtctgggtaaccattaatGAACtaattagcagtcttatggccaggtgaagctggttgagagaatgtcaagtgtgcaaagctgttatcaaggcaaagggtggctactttgaagattctcaaatataaaatatattttgatctgtttaacacttttttggttacttcatgtttccatatgtgttatttcatagttttgatgtcttcactattattatatacaatgtagaaaatagtaaaaataaagaaaaacccttgaatgagtatgtgtgtccaaacttttgactggtactgcgcATCTGGGTCTAAGAAGATGCACTATATAGTGTCTGACATTATTTTTTAGTTTAGGAATGGTACAGGATGCAATTTAGGAAAAGTTGCATTTATACAATGATGGGTCTCACAGGGTTAAGGGATTTTGGGGGGGAAATACAGACAGACTTAAGAACTATAAATGCAATATATCCTTTAAGAACTTTTCAATGAAAGGTGTATTTGTCAGGTGTAAGGTGTAGGGTTCAGACCAGGAAATAGATTCAAGTCAGTAGCTCTGAGGGTGAGGAGGATTCTAGGTGTAACTCACAGGAAGAGATGCTCCATGACTTCATGGTAgtcctcactgtcactgtcaggaAGGAAACACGCCGCAAACACTAGGATGGCGTTCACTCCATTTCCATAGTACCCTGATGAAGGAAACACAAAACTTGTAAAGAAATATTCACATATGACCCACACCACAACAGTTTATAAGAGTGCCCTGTCGAGGCTTGGTGCTGGAGTGCAGTGTTTGGCTGTTTCCTTTCTCTGTTTGTTTCTTTTTCTCTGTCATCTGCCATCTGTGTGTCTGATTAGCCCTCTACATTTTTTATCCTGCAATTAAGCCCTATTACGTTCTatgagattaaaatatattttgtatggaAGACGCCATCAAGAGAAAAAAGAGGCAAGACAAGGTCTATAAAATAAAACAAAGGTATAAAACACAGAACAACGACCAGAACTGTCCTGTACCTCCATGGGAGATAACTCTCTGGTAGGGCTCGATGATCTTCATGTTGATGCGGTGTTCCTGCTCTCCAATGACCACGGCCCTCCACAGCTTCCCATCCTGACGCTCCTCCTCCGTGCTACATGTGGGGATCGGCTCGCACGGCTCCTTCTCCGCTGTACGATTGGCTGTTGGGGGTTCTGGTTTGGGGCAAAAGGCAGAAACACAGCTATCAGAAAATCCAGATGCACTATAAATCGATTTATAATCTGCACAACAAAAATATGATTACAGAGAAATTAGGTATAAGGAATAACATTTTCATTGAACTTCCAGCTTCCAAGTGGCGTGTTATTTAGTATATTAGTCTGTGTTTGAAATAGCCCTACTGTAGTGCACtaaagggttccatttgggacgtactcctagaccaggggtactcaagtactatttgagAACGTCCGGTGACACAAATGTCCTATGTGGCAAAGGTCTGGATGGATTTGGTCATTTATCAACGTAGTAACAAACCTTCACCTCGCAACCAATGCgaccccaaactgttcacacccctcttgttggcggagagaaaatgtttcaattttaaagctaatttcccgtaattctacacattttgcatgtATTATGTGTGTTAATATGATACCAGGGTCGAAGCCCAACcgagtaaaaaaatgaaaaagtgaGTGGTCGGGACCCACGGTCCGTATTGACCCCTTTCTGGATTCAGATCCGGACCGCGGTCCGCCAGTTGAGTATGGAGGTCCTAGACTGACTaaccctcccagtccagctcatTGTCGGTGTAGTCCAGATAGTCTGCGTCGTCGGGCGTGTCCAGGTCGTCCACGTTAATGTCAAGGTCGTCGGGCGTCTCTAGGACGTCGTCCTCGCTCTGGTCCAATGAGAGGCTGATACACGGGGCAGAGAGCTTCTTCCTCTGGGACGGGCCACCTGGAGCACCCTGCAGGGGCAGCGAATTGGGAGGggctagagggagggaaggggaggagtcaGTGGAAATGTTAGAAggctccatatatatatatatatatatatatatatatatatatatatatatatatatatatatatatatatatatatatatatatatatataactgctcaaaaaaataaagggaacacttaaacaacacatcctagatctgaataaatgaaataatcttattaaatacttttttctttacatagttgaatgtgctgacaacaaaatcacacaaaaataatcaatggaaatccaatttatcaacccatggaggtctggatttggagtcacactcaaaattaaagtggaaaaccacactacaggctgatccaactttgacataatgtccttaaaacaagtcaaaatgaggctcagtagtgtgtgtggcctccacgtacctgtatgacctccctacaatgcctgggcatgctcctgatgaggtggcggatggtctcctgagggatctcctcccagacctggactaaagcatccgccaactcctggacagtctgtggtgcaacgtggcgttggtggatggagcgagacataatgtcccagatgtgctcaattggattcaggtctggggaacgggcgagccagtccatagcatcaatgccttcctcttgcaggaactgctgacacactccagccacatgaggtctagcattgtcttgcattaggaggaacccagggccaaccgcaccagcatatggtctcacaaggggtctgaggatctcatctcggtacctaatggcagtcaggctacctctggtgagcgctgtgcggccccccaaagaaatgccaccccacaccatgactgacccactgccaaaccggtcatgctggaggatgttgcaggcagcagaacgttctccacggcgtctccagactctgtcacgtctgtcacgtgctcagtgtgaacctgctttcatctgtgaagagcacagggcgccagtggcgaatttgccaatcttggtgttctctggcaaatgccaaacgtcctgcatggtgttgggctgtaagcacaacccccacctgtggatgtcgggctctcataccaccctcatggagtctgtttctgaccgtttgagcagacacatgcacatttgtggccttctggaggtcattttgcagggctctggcagtgctcctcctgctcctccttgcacaaaggcagaggtagcggtcctgctgctgggttgttgccctcctacggcctcctccacgtctcctgatgtactggcctgtctcctggtagcgcctccatgctctggacactacgctgacagacacagcaaaccttcttgccacagctcgcattgatgtgccatcctggatgagctgcactacctgagccacttgtgtgggttgtagactccgtctcatgctaccactagagtgaaagcaccgccagcattcaaaagtgaccaaaacatcagccaggaagcataggaactgagaagtggtctgtggtcaccacctgctgaaccactcctttattgggggtgtcttgcttattgcctataatttccacctgttgtctattccatttgcacaacagcatgtgaaatttattgtcaatcagtgttgcttcctaagtggacagtttgatttcacagaaatgtgattgacttggagttacattgtgttgtttaagtgttccctttatgtttttgagcagtatatatatatatatatggagacaaagagagaaaactatatatatatgtacatatatattatttttttctctgtctcttaTGGTTTGTAGGGTTATGGCATTTTGGCTAGTTATTTGGCTAGTCCTCTTAAATGCTACCAACCTGTGCTAAAGATGAACATTTGGACCTTAACAAGATATAGCTGTGCGTAGCTTATGTGTATGTATTATGAATGAGTTAATGTCTGTATGAGTAACTAACCTCATCATGGTGCTGCATGTGAATGTGAGTGTGTCTAATTAACTGACagcttagttctgtagttctgtagttctgtagccGCAGAGTAATGATGGTATAACAACCTGTCATCCCATACGGAGTTGCCGGTGTTATTGAGGCTCACCTGGTCTGCCCTCGGCCCCCTCGGAGCTCGTCTTACTGTGAGACGCCAGGTCCATCCCTTCATCACCCAGGGGGACATTAAGACAACACATAGCAGACAAGTGACACACTGAATACAGACCCAATAAACACAGGAGAggcaagtgtgtgtgcgtgcgcgtgtgtgtggtgGCGCATTTGCATGCGCTTTGCACCACAAGGAAAGAATAGAATTTTAACTTTAACAGACAGTTTACACAGACACAATCCCCCTTCAACCTCTACATTGCTGTGGAGAATCATCATACACAACACTCCCTAATCTAGGACTAGATACAGTGTACCAGTGAGAGCCTGACTGTGTTTTGTGTTAGTctgttcatacacacacacacacacacacacacacacacacacacacacacacacacacacacacacacacacaaatgattgAACTCAGTTGGCAGTATTGTACAGTACACAGTCACGCGCAAGCCATTTCCTACAGGCACACTGTCAGGACTGTTTCTCTATCATCGCTGCCGGGATGATTTCAATGAccacagcagagggagggagggcagtggGAGGAGTGTTGAGGATAAAGGTCATCAGATCTCTCTTCCTCCGCTGTGAATAATCCATCTCTTCTAGCAggaggtggagagatggatggggagagggaagagggtaaGGCTGTTACATCATCAGcagccccttctctctctctctctctctctctctctctctctctctctctcctcctccatctctcatctgCTGACTCGAATGTCCACACGCTTACTCGAGCACAGATTGGGCACAGGTGTAAGTAAACCACGTGCACTCACGCACATTAAAATGATCCTGGTTTCCTTTTCAGATGGGAGAAGACAAATCTGATTCCATTAGCAAATGCGACAAAAAGAAAAACCGCTGATCAGAATAGCTGATTTCTGAACAGCAATGATGAATTACATAAGCTACTGCTGATGctgaatcacacacacagacacacgcgtgTGCATGCATACGATAGGTATAACAAGTTCAGCATCAGCTGCTTTGCTCCAGGGAGGATGCTGAGCCACCTCATACATAGTGCAGTACAGGACCACAGTGCTGATGACAGcagcccctccctctcccttctctcttcctgtctctagaAAATAAAtacgtctctctcttctcctttttgtttattttgtatcaCATTAAATCCATCTACTCACCACTACTGGGGCACAGGaatctctgtccttctctgtcttAGTGCATGGATGTATTTCAGCTGTATCTCAcactttttctctcttcctcccaggCTCTTGGTAGAGATGCTCAGCTTACAAAAAGCTAACAGCTTCCACCATTTTGTGGTCACGTGACCCAGGCTAGCTCCAAATAAGGCCAATCACCTGCTTCTACAGCTCTGTGCAGCAGCTGGCTCTGGCAGTGCAgctgtgagtgtgagtgttaTTATTCGAGGCCACCTGAGAGGAGATGTGTAAAATTTGGACAGCTGAAAGAGGTTTTATTATCCCTCAGGGCTAAAAGAGAAACAATGAGTTGAAAGGAAGCTAATGAATACAGTAGAATTACAATGAATTCCTTGCCAGTATTATTTACAAGACATTgactatacagtgcattaggaaagtatccagacccctggaatttttccacattatgttacgttacatccttattctaaaattgattaaatcgtttttcccccctcatcaatcgacacacaatactccataatgaaaaagcaaaaatagttttttagaaatgttagcaaatgtataaaaaataaataaaaaaattgaatttaacatttacatacgctactgttcaaaagtttggggtcacttagaaatgtccttgtttttgaaagaaaagcacatttctgtctattaaaataacatcaaattgatcagaaatacagtgtagacattgttaatgttgtaaataactattgtagctggaaattatttttaatggaatatctacataggtgtacagaggcccattatcagcaaccatcactcctgtgttccaatagcacgttgtgttagctaatccaagtttataattttaaaaggctaattgatcattagaaaacccttttgtaattatgttagcacagctgaaaactgttgttctgcttaaagaagcaataaaactggccttatttagactagttgagtatctggagcatcagcatttgtgggttcgattacaggctcaaaatggccagaaacaaagactttcttctgaaattcgtgagtctattcttgttctgagaaaggaaggctattccatgtgagaaattgacaagaaactgaagatctcgtacaacgctgtgtactactcccgtcacagaacagcgcaaactggctctaaccagaatagaaagtggagtgggaggccccaacTGAGCAagtggacaagtacattagagtgtctagtttgagaaacagacacctcacaagtcctcaaatggcagcttcattaaatagtacccgcaaaacaccagtctcaacgtcaacagtgaagaggcaactccgggatgctggcgaCTCCTGGATGCTGatacaacaactgagacataaactgaaaaagttccacagacatggctCCGGGCTCTTCGCTAGCCATGCcagaacattgacattcctgtcttgcaggaaatcatgcacagaacgagcagtatggctggtggcattgtcatgctggagggtcatgtcaggatgagcctgcaggaagggtaccacatgagggaggaggatgtcttccctgtaacgcacagtgttgagtttgcctgcaatgacaacaagctcagtccgatgatgctgtgacacaccgccccagaccatgacggaccttccacctccaaatcgatcccgctccagagtacaggcctcggtgtaatgctcattccttcggcgataaacgcgaatccgaacatcacccctggtgagacaaaaccgcgactcgtcggtgaagagcactttttgccagtcctgtctggtccaacgacggtgggtttgtgcccataggcaatgttgttgctggtgatgtctggtgaggacatgccttacaacaggcctacaagccctcagtccagcctctctcagcctattgcggacagtctgagcactgatggagggattgtgcgttcctggtgtaactcggcagttgttgttgccatcctgtacctgtcccgcaggtgtgatgttcggatgtaccgatcctgtgcaggtgttgttaaacgtggtctgccactgcgaggacgaaccactgtccgtcctgtctccctttagcgctgtcttaggcgtctcgcagtacggacattgcaatttattgccctggccacatctgcagtcctcatgcctccttgcagcatgcctaaggcacattcacacagatgagcagggaccctgggcatctttgttttggtgtttttcagagtcagtagaaaggcctctttagttttcataactgtgaccttaattgcctaccatctgtaagctgttagtgtcttaacaacctttccacaggtgcatgGTCATTAATTATttattgttcattgaacaagaatgggaaacagtgtttaaaccctttacaatgaagatatttggatttttacgaattacctttgaaagacagggtcctgaaaaagggacaattcttttttgctgagtttatttcagAGGCATTatcaatcaatgtacattcaAAAACGTAGCTGTTGAAATAAGCAATTTAAAAAAATCTGCCTTCAATATAGCATGCTGGGAATTATAATGATGGGCAGGGTTTTGGTTTAACACTGGTTATTTACACCAACACTTAGAAGGTTAATTTaacacctgaatcaacactagaaatgtaacactgaaaaatcaacactaggtaACACTATCCAATTTTCTGTGCATTAAATAGTCGCACACACTAGTTAGTAAACCATAAACCTTCCTTCAACATAGTTGGAACACCTTTCCCTGTGGAGATCCTCTTTGGACGGGTGCATGTTTGCTTAGTCACTCACCTCTGTTATTGGTATCAGTCCCAACAGTTaaacaggaagagggagagaaaggagctTTACCTGTTTGGCACAAAGTTCGTTGCCACAATGCCCTGCCACCACCAcacctgtgcgtgtgtgtacgcaagtgggtgtgtgcatgtgtgtgtaaatGAGGGAGTGTCAGACAAAGAACTGGGAGTACTGTATACAGTAATTAATTAACACACAATCTGGGTTATTCACAAAGCAAATAATGAGGTGACTCCGACAATATTCAAGATTATAACCCTTCCATTATAtacagttgtagtcggaagtttacatacaccttagccaaatacattaaactcagtttttcacaatttctgacatttaatcctagtgtaAATTCCCtatattaggtcagttaggatcaccactttattttaagattgtgaaatagtagcgagaatgatttatttcagcttttatttctttcatcacattcccagtgggtcagaagtttacatacactcaattagtatttggtagcattgcctttaaattgttgaacttgggtcaaacgcttcaggtagccttccacaagtttcccacaataaattgggtgaattctggcccactcctcctgacagagctggtgtaatggccactccaataccttgactttgttgtccttaaaccattttgccataactttggaagtatgctttgggtcaatgctcatttggaagacccatttgcgactaagcattaacttcctgactgatgtctggagatgttgcttcaatatatccacagaactttcctgcctcatgatgccatctatttttttaagtgcacaagtccctcctgcagcaaagcacccccacaacattatgcttccaccctcgtgcttcacggttgggatggtgttcttcggcttgcaagcctccccctttttcctccaaacataaccatggtcattatggccaaacagttctatttttgtttcatcagaccagaagacatttctccaaaaagtacgatccttgtccccatgtgcagttgcaaaccgtagtctggcgtttttatggcggttttggagcagtggcttcttccttactgagcggcctttcaggttatgttgatataggactcgttttactgtggaaatatacttttgtacctgtttcctccagcatcttcacaaggtcctttgctgttgttctgggattgatttgcacttttcacaccaaaggaccttcatctctaggagacagaacacgtctccttcctgagcggtatgacggctgcgtggtcccatggtgtttatacttgcgtactattgtttgtacagatgaacgtggtacctgcaggcgtttggaaattgctcccaaggatgaaccagacttgtggaggtctcaaaaaaaaaatctgaggtattggctgatttcttttgattttcccatgatgtcaagcaaagaggcactgagtttgaaggtaggccttgaaatacatccacaggtacacctccaattgactcaaatgatgtcaatttgcctatcggaagcttctaaagccatgacatcattttctggaattttccaagctgtttaaaggcacagtcaacttagtgtgtgtaaacttctgacccactggaattgtgatacagtgaattataagtgaaataatctgtttgtaaacaattgttggaaaaatgacttgtgtcatgcacacagtagatgtcctaaccgacttgccaaaattatagtttgttaacaagaaatgtgtggagtgattgaaaaatgagttttaatgactccaacctaagtgtatgtaaacttccgacttcaactgtattatatTACATAGGCTATCATAAacgattactgtattaaaccatgcgttatttctctatttctatctctgtcctgtctgtaatgagtatgacagaactctccAAAAGGTAGATTTGAATGATTTATTGCTAACACACACATTAACAAACTAAAACAAACTAGTGACTGTTCCAGAATCCTTTGAATGACCAGAGTTAATCATTTATTTAAAGtttaaaaaatacctaaaaataAGGAAAGTGTAAATAATGAAACATATATGTGAAACACACACATGACATTACAACACAAATGTAAACTTAGGAACTTGCACTGTCTGTAGGCATATTTTCCCTTTAGTTCCTCTTAATGGCAGGAACCCCAGGCAGAGATTCAGGGTCCACAACATTCCTCAGGGTATTTGTCTCATCAGTAGTTATGTCATGCAGATGGGATAGTCTACTGATACCCTCCATCTTGTAACATGGAAGATGTTCAGGAGTTTTTCAAATGATTATATTGTATTTTATTAAGTAGTATATATTTTGAAATGATTATATTAAAACAATTTTGATGTGCTTCTGTTGGTGCTATGACTGTGATCCCTGGCTTTGTTATATTAAGAAAGCTTATAATTCAAGACCACAGTTACTTAAATGTCTGTACCAAAACTGGAACCCGGAAGTGAAATAACACTTTTGTACCATATACAGATCTGAAATCACACTAGTCCTAAACCCCTAATCCAGGTTGTACTTAGACATGTTTTCTCTGAAGATGGTGTCTTTGACTGCTTTAAAGACAACTCTGATGTTTTCTGTGTCCGTTGCACAGGTGAAGTGGTTGTACAGGGGTTTGTGACGCCTCATATGCTGCTCTTTGTACATATTCAGGATGAACTTCTTAGCGGACTCTGCATCTTTCCGGGGACCTTTAAAGAAGAAATGTATGAAAAACAACGTAAGTAAAATACACTAGGGGCTCTATTTTCGGCTGGCGTTAAGACGGCGCTAGTGTCAAACGTTTGTTGGCAATTTCAACCtgttgctggctggctggcttggttAACGCCAGTGCTCTGCTATTTTCAAACTGTTGCGCAACGATTGATAATtgacctgtcttatatcagc of Salmo salar chromosome ssa01, Ssal_v3.1, whole genome shotgun sequence contains these proteins:
- the bmcc1 gene encoding BNIP2 motif-containing molecule at the C-terminal region 1; the encoded protein is MDLASHSKTSSEGAEGRPAPPNSLPLQGAPGGPSQRKKLSAPCISLSLDQSEDDVLETPDDLDINVDDLDTPDDADYLDYTDNELDWEEPPTANRTAEKEPCEPIPTCSTEEERQDGKLWRAVVIGEQEHRINMKIIEPYQRVISHGGYYGNGVNAILVFAACFLPDSDSEDYHEVMEHLFLYVISTLELMVAEDYMIIYLNGATPHRRMPGLGWLKKCYQMIDRRLRKNLKSFIIVHPSWFIRTILALTRPFISTKFSNKIKYVNSLAELQELIPMEHVHIPECIISLDEELKEAAVSSTVSSFLQGPEPMPGRPE